In a single window of the Coffea eugenioides isolate CCC68of chromosome 3, Ceug_1.0, whole genome shotgun sequence genome:
- the LOC113765917 gene encoding U-box domain-containing protein 40-like yields the protein MVDLVIVFSGHSFEHNYIDACKSLNFRPTLPDSSVLDFSTLIPNLALKSAVLSWCHFTLFTPPPKPFDFCSAHNLIRTLLLTSRSQHKPNHQLSKFSSQETELTRTPSQVSASSKESVTVATVINRPTTPLPLTTRPYCCCSSSSSSDIESLCHSSSLEEDKFMTKLRSSQVFEQEEALLSLRKLTRTQEESWVNLYTACLFSALRPLITSKYASIQVNSVTVEVNSVTARGGSAFPPETNPDPGGIPGESLHCVSTLGSPASDHFQICFYSGELSHRCGEPVLRESKQDKDREVRDRPQWIWDLCFPILPLKI from the coding sequence ATGGTTGACCTCGTTATTGTCTTCTCCGGCCACTCCTTCGAGCATAACTACATCGATGCCTGCAAGTCCCTCAACTTCAGGCCCACCCTCCCTGATAGCTCTGTTCTCGATTTCTCCACCCTCATCCCTAACCTCGCCCTCAAGTCCGCTGTTCTCAGCTGGTGCCATTTTACTCTCTTTACCCCTCCTCCCAAACCCTTCGATTTCTGCTCCGCTCATAACCTCATTCGTACCTTATTGCTCACTTCCCGTTCCCAACATAAGCCTAATCATCAATTATCAAAGTTCTCTTCCCAAGAAACCGAGCTGACTCGGACGCCTAGTCAAGTTTCCGCCAGCTCCAAGGAATCCGTGACAGTCGCCACTGTCATCAACAGGCCCACCACTCCTCTACCTTTAACCACCCGCCCCTATTGTTGCTGCTCTTCTTCGTCCTCCTCAGATATTGAGTCCTTGTGTCACTCTAGCTCCCTCGAAGAAGACAAGTTCATGACCAAGCTCCGGAGCTCTCAAGTGTTCGAGCAAGAGGAGGCTCTGCTTTCCCTCCGGAAACTAACCCGGACCCAGGAGGAATCCTGGGTGAATCTCTACACTGCGTGTCTATTCTCGGCTCTCCGGCCTCTGATCACCTCCAAATATGCTTCTATTCAGGTGAACTCAGTCACCGTTGAGGTGAACTCAGTCACAGCAAGAGGAGGCTCTGCTTTCCCTCCGGAAACTAACCCGGACCCAGGAGGAATCCCGGGTGAATCTCTACACTGCGTGTCTACTCTCGGCTCTCCGGCCTCTGATCACTTCCAAATATGCTTCTATTCAGGTGAACTCAGTCACCGTTGTGGTGAACCTGTCCTTAGAGAGTCGAAGCAAGATAAAGATCGTGAGGTCAGGGATCGTCCCCAGTGGATCTGGGATTTgtgttttccaattttgcccttgaaaatATAA
- the LOC113764800 gene encoding salicylate carboxymethyltransferase-like: MEVIDVLRMNGGIGDTSYANNSLVQQKVILMTKPITEAAITDLYCSLFPKSISIADLGCSSGPNTFLAVSELIKTVEKKRKILGQKSPEYHVYLNDLPSNDFNTIFKSVPRFQENLKLQMESEFGPCVFAGVPGSFYQRLFPAKSLHFVHSSYSLQWLSQVPELEEVNKGNIYMACSSPPSVIKAYIDQFEKDFSTFLSCRAEELVTGGRMVLTILGRKSEDPCSKDGCYIWDLLALALKQMISEGQIEETKLDSFNIPQYTPSPAEVRSLVEMEGSFTVDRHEATEIHWNAHDSEYFEFDEFKDGGYNVAKCMRAVAEPLLVSHFGEGIIEEVFSRYKKILSDRMSKEKTQFINVIVSLAKRA; the protein is encoded by the exons ATGGAGGTGATTGATGTTCTTCGCATGAATGGAGGGATTGGAGATACAAGTTATGCAAACAACTCATTGGTTCAG CAAAAGGTGATACTAATGACCAAGCCAATAACAGAAGCAGCCATTACTGATCTCTACTGCAGCCTCTTCCCCAAAAGCATCAGCATTGCAGACTTGGGATGTTCATCTGGACCTAACACTTTTCTGGCAGTTTCTGAGCTTATCAAAACTGTCGAGAAGAAACGCAAAATTTTAGGACAAAAATCTCCGGAATATCATGTATATCTGAATGATCTTCCGAGCAATGATTTCAACACCATTTTCAAGTCTGTGCCACGGTTTCAAGAAAATCTGAAACTGCAGATGGAATCAGAGTTTGGACCATGTGTTTTCGCTGGAGTTCCTGGTTCATTCTACCAAAGGCTTTTCCCCGCCAAAAGTCTTCATTTTGTTCACTCATCGTATAGTCTTCAATGGCTATCCCAA GTCCCTGAATTGGAAGAGGTTAACAAAGGAAACATTTACATGGCATGTTCAAGCCCTCCAAGTGTGATAAAGGCATACATCGATCAGTTTGAGAAGGATTTCTCGACTTTCCTGAGCTGCCGAGCAGAAGAATTGGTAACTGGTGGCCGCATGGTTTTGACAATTTTGGGGAGAAAAAGTGAAGATCCTTGTAGCAAGGATGGTTGCTACATTTGGGACCTTTTAGCTCTGGCCCTCAAGCAGATGATTTCTGAG GGCCAAATTGAAGAAACGAAACTAGATTCATTCAATATCCCACAATACACACCATCACCTGCAGAAGTAAGATCACTTGTTGAGATGGAAGGGTCTTTTACGGTTGATCGTCACGAGGCAACTGAGATACATTGGAATGCACATGATAGTGAATattttgaatttgatgaattcaaGGATGGTGGATATAATGTTGCCAAATGCATGAGAGCTGTGGCTGAACCCTTGCTTGTTAGTCACTTTGGTGAGGGAATAATAGAAGAAGTGTTCTCCAGGTACAAGAAAATACTTTCTGATCGCATGTCCAAGGAGAAGACTCAGTTCATCAATGTGATTGTCTCCTTGGCTAAAAGGGCATGA